One window from the genome of Epinephelus fuscoguttatus linkage group LG3, E.fuscoguttatus.final_Chr_v1 encodes:
- the LOC125886549 gene encoding sterile alpha motif domain-containing protein 3-like, which translates to MYSYTAYPTAAQFESVAAALISKHPCLQERGSTTRCCGWKNSLKHKMANYRTKRRQSGCLDVAVNAGKRGRHSAGQPANKRIKKANKGEINYLPNFLDGFDQAALEGACKDLVDEMQKRTPNGPLVKQKMDQTFALRRKQVVELEPAISTMVKRWPALFTEDQMFMEFSRIVGKNLKQEFYESIDRHSPRLLELFQSKRGNVGQLLRQISLQTDTTEPTAIRTQVLRGLPIILGDNPTNFFKVGFESDDDDSFRDLDIGILLVEREGAVLTSSQHLSPASLKIIIEGEVVMDNIQDLPKAMCILFGLTYALHLNYPKTMKLTFQFIQQVLLSLGHTDLKPKLQTLKNQLAM; encoded by the exons ATGTATAGCTACACAGCATACCCAACTGCTGCTCAGTTCGAAAGTGTTGCGGCAGCACTGATAAGCAAGCACCCTTGTCTCCAGGAGCGAGGCTCAACCACTCGCTGTTGTGGTTGGAAAAATAGTCTAAAGCATAAAATGGCTAATTATAGAACAAAGCGTAGGCAATCAGGATGCCTTGATGTTGCAGTAAATGCAGGTAAGCGGGGAAGGCATTCAGCAGGACAACCAGCTAACAAGCGCATCAAGAAGGCAAACAAAGGTGAAATCAACTACTTGCCCAACTTTCTGGATGGATTTGATCAGGCAGCCCTGGAGGGGGCCTGCAAAGACTTGGTTGATGAAATGCAGAAGAGAACACCAAATGGACCTCTTGTGAAACAGAAGATGGATCAGACGTTTGCTTTGAGAAGAAAACAGGTAGTGGAGTTGGAACCTGCCATAAGCACGATGGTGAAACGCTGGCCTGCCCTTTTCACTGAAGATCAA ATGTTCATGGAGTTCAGCAGGATTGTGGGCAAGAACCTCAAGCAGGAATTCTATGAGAGCATCGATCGGCACAGTCCTCGTCTCCTCGAGTTATTTCAATCCAAGAGAGGGAATGTTGGACAGTTGTTGAGACAGATTTCACTACAGACCGAT ACTACAGAGCCAACTGCGATCCGGACACAGGTGCTCAGAGGGCTTCCTATCATCCTTGGGGACAACCCCACAAACTTCTTCAAAGTAGGCTTT GaatctgatgatgatgattcttTTCGTGACCTTGACATTGGGATACTTCTCGTTGAGCGTGAAGGTGCTGTGCTCACATCTTCCCAGCATCTCAGTCCAGCCTCGTTGAAAATTATCATTGAGGGAGAAGTCGTGATGGACAACATTCAAGATCTGCCAAAAGCAATGTGCATTCTGTTTGGACTCACATATGCACTCCATCTTAACTACCCCAAGACTATGAAGCTCACATTTCAGTTCATCCAACAGGTATTGCTCTCGTTAGGCCACACTGACCTAAAGCCGAAGCTACAGACTTTGAAAAATCAGCTCGCAATGTAA